The Candidatus Anoxymicrobium japonicum genome includes the window TAAGAGAGGAGAAGGTCTGAATGGAAGAAAAAATGACGATGGTCAATCCGAAAATCGAGACTCTGCTCGAACACTCCGAAAACAAGTTTACGCTTGTGATCGAGGCCTCCAAGCGCGCGAGACAGATCACGAACTTCCAGAAGCGTCTTGGACAGGGAGTTGGTGGAGTTGCTCCGATGAAACTTGAGGATATCTCCAGGAAGCCACTTTCCATAGCGCTCGAGGAGATCGCGGAAGGCAAGATCGAGTGCGACCGTCCGGCGGAATACGAGGATGGCGAGGAAGAGTAGCCATGGCGGAGCTCGCGGGAAGGAAGGTGCTTCTGGGGGTAACCGGAGGCATAGCCGTCTACAAAGCAGCTGAGCTGGCGCGCATGCTGGCGCGCGCGGGCGCCGACGTGAAAGTCATCATGACCGGGGCCGGGCAGCAGTTTGTGTCCCCCCTGACGTTCCGCACGCTTACGGGGAACCCCGTGGCTACAACCATGTGGTCCGATCCGGGCTCGCCGTTTCCACATATATCGCTCAGTGACGAGGCTGATCTCATTGTTGTGGCGCCTGCCACCGCTAACATTGTGGCGAAAATGGCGAACGGCATCGCGGACGACTTGCTTTCGACGACAGTGCTCGCCGCCCGGGGCACTATCGTAGTCGCGCCGGCGATGAACACGCGGA containing:
- the rpoZ gene encoding DNA-directed RNA polymerase subunit omega yields the protein MEEKMTMVNPKIETLLEHSENKFTLVIEASKRARQITNFQKRLGQGVGGVAPMKLEDISRKPLSIALEEIAEGKIECDRPAEYEDGEEE